The proteins below are encoded in one region of Sphingobacterium sp. R2:
- a CDS encoding RNA polymerase sigma-70 factor yields MNVTHVRQLFTQLYEENWGKLYVHVFRMLDDQDEARDIVQEIFTNLWDRMERLEIVHSYQAYLYRSARNLVINRIASQDVGRKYEAYLEHAAPTFEVMPDDLLREKELAEQIDQAIEKLPRKMALIFKKSRFEQRSYREIAAELEISEQTVKKQIYNALTVLRKKIRTIFIFFYH; encoded by the coding sequence ATGAACGTAACGCATGTCAGACAATTGTTTACCCAACTTTATGAGGAAAATTGGGGCAAGCTGTATGTGCATGTATTCCGCATGTTGGACGACCAAGACGAGGCCCGTGATATTGTGCAGGAAATTTTTACGAATCTCTGGGATCGCATGGAGCGTCTGGAAATCGTACACTCGTATCAGGCTTATCTTTATCGCTCGGCCCGTAACCTGGTCATTAACCGCATTGCCAGCCAGGATGTGGGTCGGAAATATGAGGCTTACCTGGAGCACGCAGCTCCAACATTTGAAGTGATGCCCGACGATCTGTTGCGGGAAAAAGAATTAGCGGAGCAAATTGATCAAGCGATTGAAAAGCTGCCCCGCAAAATGGCTTTGATCTTCAAAAAAAGCCGTTTCGAGCAACGGAGTTATCGGGAGATCGCTGCAGAACTTGAGATCTCTGAGCAAACAGTCAAAAAGCAGATTTACAATGCGTTGACGGTTTTGAGAAAAAAAATACGAACTATTTTCATTTTTTTCTACCACTAA